One Planktothrix serta PCC 8927 DNA segment encodes these proteins:
- a CDS encoding alpha/beta fold hydrolase: protein MNLVEFLQDLVTQGWQLWSEGEKLHYRASKSELTASVLSQLKQHKTEILELLRDRPDIFNVDSLNVEQLTASLHQNRRVSSSSPLVPIQPIGSKVPIFCVHPFAGTVFCYRDLAQLLGRDQPFYALQALGIQDGQEPLTRVEDMATLYLAAVREVQPQSPYILMGWSFGGMVALQMAHELKTQGEQVAFLGLLDTYTYSHLPDEQYISKEVVIELPHETLSISWEELQRLPIEQQAIFLCEQAKQTNLIPSDIERSLRVQLSNSEAMCNYLPLPYPGTIFLFRAEKGLFSFSQDVSVLEPTLGWAEVVANIELHTIPGYHEYMVHQPNVSILAQKLKDCIEQALNPDEHHDV from the coding sequence GTGAATTTAGTTGAGTTTTTGCAAGATCTTGTCACCCAAGGTTGGCAATTATGGAGTGAGGGTGAAAAACTGCATTATCGCGCTTCCAAGTCAGAATTAACTGCTTCAGTATTAAGCCAACTGAAGCAGCATAAAACAGAAATCCTAGAGTTGCTACGCGATCGCCCAGATATTTTTAATGTTGATTCCTTAAATGTTGAGCAACTAACTGCTAGTCTGCATCAAAATAGGAGAGTTTCTTCCTCTTCTCCTCTAGTTCCCATTCAGCCGATCGGCTCCAAAGTGCCGATATTTTGCGTACACCCTTTTGCTGGAACAGTTTTTTGCTACCGTGACTTAGCCCAATTGTTGGGTAGGGATCAACCCTTCTATGCCTTGCAAGCGCTGGGTATACAAGACGGACAGGAGCCACTCACGCGGGTGGAAGATATGGCTACCCTTTACCTAGCGGCTGTGCGGGAAGTCCAGCCCCAAAGTCCATACATCTTAATGGGCTGGTCTTTCGGTGGTATGGTGGCTTTGCAGATGGCTCACGAACTGAAAACCCAAGGCGAGCAGGTCGCTTTTCTAGGATTGCTGGATACTTATACTTATAGTCATCTGCCTGATGAGCAGTACATATCCAAGGAAGTTGTTATAGAGCTACCTCATGAAACGCTTTCAATCTCGTGGGAAGAATTACAAAGACTCCCTATTGAGCAGCAAGCAATCTTCCTTTGCGAGCAGGCCAAACAAACAAACCTGATTCCTTCTGATATCGAACGTTCACTGCGAGTTCAATTGAGCAATTCTGAAGCAATGTGCAATTACTTGCCACTACCTTACCCAGGTACGATCTTTCTGTTTCGGGCTGAAAAAGGACTGTTTAGCTTCTCCCAAGATGTTTCTGTTTTGGAACCAACTCTGGGCTGGGCAGAGGTGGTTGCTAATATTGAGTTACACACTATTCCAGGCTATCACGAATATATGGTTCACCAACCTAATGTGAGTATCCTCGCTCAGAAGCTAAAAGACTGCATTGAGCAAGCTCTCAATCCCGATGAACACCATGATGTATGA
- a CDS encoding class I SAM-dependent methyltransferase, producing the protein MSQIITELTGVSRTMILTLRGRADEQLHPHPLFQDPLAVEWSKLLPWDNGLEAIYRKSKLTQTSFAVRAYHHDQIASRHIANHSNSVVVELGAGLSTRFHRIGENTYRWLELDLPAVTELRHKLDTQTQQHRFISASVMDFDWMNAVPDVAPENILFIAEGLLPYFERNEVQHLVSQMRSRFSGALLVMDILGNCGKLASKDFSQIQAPHKWYAKNEQEVTAMGLHLVNVSCLYQLYPEHWHWQLRLPLKLLTHLSYFRNGYLILETKII; encoded by the coding sequence ATGTCTCAAATCATTACAGAACTTACAGGTGTGTCTCGCACTATGATCTTGACCCTTAGGGGACGAGCTGATGAACAACTTCATCCTCATCCTCTTTTTCAAGACCCATTAGCTGTTGAGTGGAGCAAACTCTTGCCTTGGGATAACGGGCTAGAAGCAATTTATCGTAAATCAAAGCTTACCCAAACTAGCTTTGCTGTACGAGCTTACCATCATGATCAAATAGCATCTCGTCATATTGCTAACCATTCCAATTCTGTTGTCGTGGAATTGGGGGCAGGGTTATCTACTCGTTTTCACCGCATCGGGGAGAATACTTATCGTTGGCTGGAACTGGATTTGCCTGCGGTAACTGAACTACGCCATAAGTTAGATACACAAACACAGCAGCATCGGTTTATTAGTGCTTCAGTGATGGATTTTGACTGGATGAATGCTGTGCCCGATGTAGCACCTGAAAACATTTTATTTATTGCAGAAGGCTTACTGCCCTACTTTGAAAGAAATGAGGTGCAGCACTTAGTCTCTCAAATGCGTTCTCGGTTTTCAGGTGCTCTATTAGTGATGGACATTTTAGGCAATTGTGGAAAGTTGGCTAGTAAGGATTTTAGTCAAATTCAAGCACCCCATAAGTGGTATGCCAAGAATGAACAAGAGGTGACAGCGATGGGATTGCATCTGGTTAATGTCTCGTGCCTATATCAGCTATATCCAGAGCATTGGCATTGGCAACTAAGATTGCCGTTAAAATTACTTACCCATCTGTCTTATTTTCGTAATGGTTATTTGATTCTTGAAACCAAGATAATATAA